The Lachnospiraceae bacterium KM106-2 nucleotide sequence GCTCTCCCATCTGCTTAACTTAAAGATAAATCGTATTATGTAATACATTTACGCCTTATTTCTATTATAATACATTTCGACCTATTTCGACACTAAATTATTTACTCTTTATAATAAAAAAAGTGCCGCCCTAAGGACGACACTTTTTACTTCACAAAGATTATTGCATCTGACGAGCAACTTCTTCAGCGAAGTTTTCTTCTTTCTTTTCGATACCTTCGCCAGTTTCGAAACGAACGAATTTCTTAACTTTAAGATCAGAAGAAACGCTAGCGATGTATTTACCAACTGTTAAATCACCATCTTTAACGTATACTTGATCTACTAAGCAAACTTCTTTTAATTCTTTGTTAAGACGACCAACGATCATTTTTTCAATGATGTTTTCTGGTTTCTCTGGGTTCTCATGCATAGCTTGAGCTTTAAGAATTTCAGTTTCATGTGCGATGTAATCAGCAGGAACTTCACTTCTGTCTACATATTTAGGAGCGATTGCAGCAACTTGCATTGCAACGTTTCTTGCACATTCTCTAGCAGCGTCAGTAGCTTCACCTTCGAATTCTACAACAACACCGATTCTTCCTCCACCGTGAACATAGCTTTCAACGAATCCGTTTTCAGCTTTCACTTGTGCGAATCTTCTGATGTTCATGTTTTCACCGATTACAGCTACTTGAGAAGCTAATTCATCAGCTACAGTTTTGCTGTTATCAGCATTCCAAGCTTCAGCTAAGAAAGCGTCGATGTCAGCAGCAGTAGTTGATGCAGCTTGAGCAGCAACAGCTTCAACGTAAGCTTTGAATTTATCATTTTTTGCAACGAAGTCTGTTTCAGAGTTAACTTCAACGATAGCTGCAGATTTGTGATCTGCGCTCATGTTGATTCCTACAAGACCTTCAGCAGCGATTCTTCCAGCTTTTTTAGCAGCTTTTGCAAGTCCATTTTCTCTTAAGAACTCAACCGCTTTATCCATATCACCATCTGTTGCAGTTAATGCTTTTTTACAATCCATCATACCTGCGCCAGATAATTCTCTTAATTCTTTAACCATAGATGCAGTAATTGCCATTTGATATTACCTCCGTGAATTTAAAATTATATATATATTATTCTGCGTCAGCAGCAACTTCTGCTACTTCTTCAGTCATAGCTTCGCCTTGGTTAGCTTCGATAACAGCATCAGCCATTTTAGCTACGATTAATTTAACGGCTCTGATAGCATCATCATTACCTGGGATTACATAATCTAATTCTTCTGGATCACAGTTAGTATCTGCGATACCGATTAAAGGAATACCTAAAGTGTGAGCTTCTTGAACACAGATTCTTTCTTTCTTAGGATCTACTACGAAGATAGCATCTGGAGCACCTTTCATGTTTTTGATACCACCAAGGTTCTTTTCAAGTTTATCCCATTCTTTTTTAAGTTGGATAACTTCTTTTTTAGGAAGAACATCGAAAGTTCCGTCTTCTGACATAGTTTCGATTGCTTTTAATCTAGCGATACGTTTTTCGATAGTTTTGAAGTTAGTTAACATACCACCTAACCATCTTTCGTTTACGTAGAACATACCACAACGTTCTGCTTCAGCTTTAACAGAATCTTGAGCTTGTTTTTTAGTACCAACAAAAAGAACTTTACCACCTTCAGCAGCAATGTTTTTGATTGCGTTGTAAGCTTCATCTACTTTACCTACAGATTTTTGTAAGTCAATGATATAGATACCATTTCTTTCAGTGTAGATGTATTCAGCCATTTTAGGGTTCCATCTTCTTGTTTGGTGACCAAAATGTACACCAGCTTCTAATAATTGTTTCATTGAAATAACGCTCATAATTTACCTCCATTTGGTTCTTTCTTCCGCATGTTTCTTGCGTTCTGCCAGACTCATTTAAGCACCTAAGGCAGTAATCCACATACGTGTTTTTTTTACAACATATCGATTGTAACATAAAAGCACATAAATCGCAACCATTTTTTCATAAACAAGCGTTCCCTTTCTTGCTTTGGAAAGCATAAAAAAAAGGCTTTTCTATTAGAAAGCCTTTTTACATTTATTATTTTGAGATTAACTCGCCTGCAATATACGAAAAACTACCGCCGACTTTAATTTTCTTTTGGCCGGTCTGGATTTTTTTTGAATAACCAGATTTTCTTAAATACTCGTTAAAATCAACTGCACTAGAAATGACTCCTGCATCTTCTAATACTTCAGAAACTCTTTGACTGGTGTCACCTTTACTAACTTTGATCTCAATATATTTTTCTGAGATCTTACCATCTTCATCCGGCGTCGATGCTGGTTCTGGATCTGGAGTCTGCGTTGGTTTTGGAGTTGTACTTGTCTTAGGTTTTGCGGAAGTTTTTGGTGTTGCCGATGGTTTAGGTGAAGTAGATTCTTTTTGTAACTTATCTAATTTATCATCCATCGAATCTACCATTCCATATTCCTGAGCCTTTTTGATAATATCCTCTTTGGACATTTCTTTTACCACGCTCTTGCTTTTAGAACCAAAGCTAAATACAAAAACGCAAAGAATCAAACCACAGCCTAAACCTCTCAAAAAATATTTTAGTTTAAGTAATGACTGTTTATTCATGGCTGCCTCCCTCAAACAAGTTAATCACTAATTGCACTTCCCCTTGTCCGACATGCAGCTCTCTTGAAATCTCTAATACTGACAGTCCTTGTTGATAATACTCAATGATCTGCTGATTCTTAGTAGCATTCTCATTTTGTTTCTCACAATCGATCGAAGCGGCATCCTTTAACTGCTTCTTGATCTTCTGCTCTTCTTTCATCTTAACGATATGACCATCCATTTTATTAACAAGTTCCTTACCTTGATGTTTGGTATCGTTTTGTGCATCTGCTTTCTTCTTGTTAACAGGCTTTACAGGTGCGCTTACCTGTGAAGTCTGTTTTAGAAGCTCTTTAATTTCTTCTTCTTTGTCATTTAACATATCATATAAGAAGACAACTTCTTGATGATTATTTTCGATTTTCTCAAGAATCTGATTCGAATAATCGGTTACTGCCATGATCTTTTCATTGGATAATTTCGAAAGCATTCCATCTGCATTCTCATATGCCTGATCAGTGATCTCGTTCATTTCTTTTCTCATTTGATCATACATACCTTCCGCCTGCTTTTTCAACAGTTCATCCGGAAGTTGATTCGTAAATGTAACTTCTTCATTTACTCCGCTAAATTTCTCGGAAATGATAAAGCTCACTCCAATCATGAATAGGCCAATTATTATTAATACAATATCTATTGTCTGCATCGTTCTCTCCTAAATTCGAATATCGATCATATGTCCATCTGACATATCCTGTTCTTGTTGTTCTTTCTCTTCTTTTGTATGCTGAC carries:
- a CDS encoding SSU ribosomal protein S2p, whose protein sequence is MSVISMKQLLEAGVHFGHQTRRWNPKMAEYIYTERNGIYIIDLQKSVGKVDEAYNAIKNIAAEGGKVLFVGTKKQAQDSVKAEAERCGMFYVNERWLGGMLTNFKTIEKRIARLKAIETMSEDGTFDVLPKKEVIQLKKEWDKLEKNLGGIKNMKGAPDAIFVVDPKKERICVQEAHTLGIPLIGIADTNCDPEELDYVIPGNDDAIRAVKLIVAKMADAVIEANQGEAMTEEVAEVAADAE
- a CDS encoding translation elongation factor Ts gives rise to the protein MAITASMVKELRELSGAGMMDCKKALTATDGDMDKAVEFLRENGLAKAAKKAGRIAAEGLVGINMSADHKSAAIVEVNSETDFVAKNDKFKAYVEAVAAQAASTTAADIDAFLAEAWNADNSKTVADELASQVAVIGENMNIRRFAQVKAENGFVESYVHGGGRIGVVVEFEGEATDAARECARNVAMQVAAIAPKYVDRSEVPADYIAHETEILKAQAMHENPEKPENIIEKMIVGRLNKELKEVCLVDQVYVKDGDLTVGKYIASVSSDLKVKKFVRFETGEGIEKKEENFAEEVARQMQ